In Nicotiana tabacum cultivar K326 chromosome 11, ASM71507v2, whole genome shotgun sequence, a single window of DNA contains:
- the LOC107767024 gene encoding CBL-interacting serine/threonine-protein kinase 1-like translates to MVLVQHEDEIMQSEKKKGMRVGKYDVGRTLGEGNFGKVKYARHVDSGQPFAIKILEKAPILDLNFIAQIKREIGSSKLLKHPNVVRLYEVLANKSKIYLVLEYVNGGELFDRIASKGKLKEAQGRKLFQQLIDGVSYCHNKGVFHRDLKLENVLIDIKGNIKITDFGLSALPQQFWEDGLLHTTCGSPNYVAPEILSNKGYDGATSDTWSCGVILYVILTGQLPFDDKNLAILYKKIFKGDVHIPKWLSLGAKYLIKKILDPNPRTRITMAEIKIDEWFKQDYVPANPYEEDLECDHISTDNQVLTVQEAARVDAQRDRESHYLINAFQLIGMSSCLDLSGFFEKEDISERKIRFTSTLLPKQLLDRIENTVTQMGFQVQKRHGKLKVLQEYKEQKCPTTLSVIAEVFEISPSLYGVELQKSSGDSIVYKQLCNRVSSDLGVQRTKEILI, encoded by the exons ATGGTATTGGTACAACACGAGGACGAAATAATGCAAAGTGAAAAGAAGAAGGGAATGCGAGTGGGAAAATACGATGTTGGAAGGACTCTTGGTGAGGGCAATTTTGGTAAAGTGAAGTATGCGAGGCATGTTGACTCTGGTCAACCTTTTGCCATTAAGATTTTGGAGAAGGCTCCAATTCTTGACCTTAATTTTATCGCTCAG ATTAAGAGGGAGATTGGAAGTTCAAAACTCCTCAAACATCCTAACGTTGTAAGATTGTACGAG GTATTAGCAAATAAAAGCAAGATATACTTGGTGCTAGAATACGTGAATGGTGGTGAATTATTTGACAGAATT GCTTCCAAAGGAAAACTCAAAGAGGCACAAGGTAGAAAACTCTTTCAACAATTGATTGATGGTGTTAGTTACTGTCACAATAAAGGTGTCTTCCACAGAGACCTCAAG CTAGAGAACGTCCTCATTGATATAAAAGGGAACATAAAAATAACGGACTTTGGGCTCAGTGCTTTACCTCAGCAATTTTGG GAAGATGGTTTATTGCATACAACTTGCGGTAGTCCCAACTATGTTGCTCCTGAAATTCTTTCTAATAAAGGATATGATGGCGCAACATCAGATACTTGGTCATGTGGTGTCATCTTATATGTAATTCTCACTGGTCAATTACCCTTTGACGATAAAAACCTCGCAATACTTtataaaaag ATATTTAAGGGAGATGTTCATATACCAAAATGGCTATCCTTAGGAGCAAAATACCTTATAAAGAAGATTCTTGATCCCAATCCACGTACTCGTATAACAATGGCAGAAATCAAAATAGACGAATGGTTTAAACAAGATTATGTTCCTGCAAATCCATATGAAGAAGATTTGGAATGTGATCATATATCAACAGATAATCAAGTCTTAACGGTACAAGAAGCAGCA CGGGTTGACGCGCAAAGAGATCGAGAATCACATTACCTTATCAATGCCTTTCAACTAATAGGGATGTCATCATGTCTAGATCTTTCTGGATTTTTTGAGAAAGAG GACATTTCTGAGAGGAAAATCAGATTTACATCAACTCTCTTACCAAAACAGTTGCTGGACAGGATTGAGAATACAGTAACACAAATGGGATTTCAAGTCCAAAAAAGACATGGAAAG TTGAAAGTGTTACAAGAGTACAAAGAACAGAAATGCCCAACTACTCTCTCGGTAATTGCAGAG GTATTCGAGATTAGTCCATCCTTGTATGGCGTAGAGTTGCAAAAGTCTTCGGGGGATTCAATAGTATATAAACAG TTGTGTAATAGGGTATCGAGTGATTTGGGTGTACAACGGACTAAAGAGATCTTAATTTAG